In Carya illinoinensis cultivar Pawnee chromosome 9, C.illinoinensisPawnee_v1, whole genome shotgun sequence, the following are encoded in one genomic region:
- the LOC122277800 gene encoding protein PHLOEM PROTEIN 2-LIKE A1-like, whose product MGTGSSHELRQNEEPSTQNSATRAKEVDKTAAQHKLKPPHNYEVLLRDADSPIDRSSMDKLYDQLCSGLLLNQKRKKYWVDKNSNNCFFLYARNLTITWIEDKRYWQWRSIQETRDEVIDVAELLNVCWLEVRGKFHTANLSPGTLYELAFVVKLKDPAYGWEVPVNVRLTLPDGNKQERKENLMKKPRGDWIEIPVGEFVTSPKNTGEIEFSIYEYEVGDWKRGLVVKGITIRPKY is encoded by the exons ATGGGGACAGGGTCTTCTCATGAGCTACGGCAAAATGAGGAACCCAGTACTCAAAACAGTGCCACCAGAGCCAAGGAAGTGGATAAAACAGCAGCGCAGCACAAACTGAAACCCCCGCATAACTACGAAGTCCTGTTGAGAGATGCGGATTCCCCCATCGACAGATCTTCCATGGACAAGCTTTATGATCAGCTCTGTTCTGGACTCCTCTTAAACCAGAAGAGAAAG AAATATTGGGTTGACAAGAACTCCAACAACTGCTTCTTCTTGTATGCAAGAAATCTGACAATCACTTGGATTGAAGACAAACGTTATTGGCAGTGGAGAAGCATTCAAGAAACCCG TGATGAAGTCATTGATGTTGCTGAACTATTAAATGTATGTTGGCTAGAAGTGCGTGGAAAGTTTCATACTGCAAACCTCTCGCCAGGAACTCTATATGAACTAGCATTTGTGGTAAAGTTGAAAGATCCAGCTTATGGATGGGAAGTTCCAGTGAATGTCAGACTCACCCTACCAGATGGAAACAAGCAAGAACGTaaagaaaatttgatgaaaaagccAAGAGGGGATTGGATTGAGATCCCAGTTGGCGAGTTTGTAACATCACCAAAAAATACAGGAGAGATAGAATTCTCAATCTATGAATACGAGGTTGGGGATTGGAAAAGAGGGCTTGTCGTCAAAGGCATTACCATTAGGCCGAAATACTAG